The Salmo salar chromosome ssa02, Ssal_v3.1, whole genome shotgun sequence genome segment tctctacctctctctctctccctacctcttccctctcctctctctctacctctcccctctctctctctctacctcttccctctcctctctctctacctctcccctctctctctctctacctctctctctctccctacctcttccctctcctctctctctacctctcccctctctctctctctacctctctctctctccctacctcttccctctcctctctctctacctcttccctctcctctctctctacctctcccctctctctctctctacctctctctctctccctacctcttccctctcctctctctctacctctcccctctctctctcataggtTTATctaaggtgctgtgtgtgtgtgtgtgtgtgtgtgtgtgtgttgtgtgttctcTAGCCTGTGGAGTCTGTTCTTTCTGAGTTGAAGATATGATTGGAAGCACAGTGTTCAGCTGAAGGACATTAGATATGGCTGTTCCATaactacacactacaactccCCCACTGTGAACACGTCATCACatcgctatctatctatctagcctTTGTCTTTTCCTTTCTCactccctcgttctctctactctcttctctctgtgtctctctcctctcctctccctctttcctctcctctctctctccctctttcctctgtctctccctctttcctctcctctctctccctctttcctctcctctcctctctccctctctcctctctctgtgtctcttcctctcctctctgtgtctctccctctttctctcctctctctgtgtctctccctcggTATGACTGTCACAACTTTCTAAAAAAACAAATATAATCTTGAACAGCTGACATTTGCTAAATGCGAATGTTGGAATTTAGGTTTAGAGAGAGTGGACATaaggtgggacacacacacactctctcactctctctcactcacacacacacacacacacacactctcactcacacagcaGATTCAGATTCTATTCAGCTGCCAGTCCAGATGTTTTTCTCCAGTTTCATCTGTAATGGAAATCAGTGATGTGATGTGGGAATAGTCCCAGAGAACAGTAGTGGGGATAACAATGGGAATGTTGTTGATTAGTGACCTGGACCAGAGTCGGACTGGAACACCAGCTGGGAGTAATGCTGAGTGATGAACCCTTTTTAAACATCGAATTGACCAATGTTTTTTCTGTGAGTTCAATGTGTTTCTCTAGAGATGAACTCAGAtgaagcctgaactgtgtgacgtTGTCGTTTCctacaggccaatattctacatagtttagcgcagaaAACCTGGTAATTAACCACAATGACCATAAGCCCTCTTGTTCGGCCTgtgtgggaagagagagaagagacagaagacgAGGGATGGAGAGCAGTTGCTTCgagaggtatctctacctgaaaatacatgatctaagtggtTGATAgttgttggtattcagcagttacAAAAGTATACCGTATTTACTTTGaacaactactaaaatagtgattctgtcagacagcacaggcagcagctctatagagatgagatgacttagtgattctgtcagacagcacagggagcagctctatagagatgagatgacttagtgattctgtcagacagcacaggcagcagctctatagagatgagatgacttagtgattctgtcagacagcacagggagcagctctatagagatgagatgagttAGTGATTCTGTCAGACAGCAcgggcagcagctctatagagatgagatgacttaGTGATTCTGTCAGACAGCACGgggagcagctctatagagatgagatgacttagtgattctgtcagacagcacaggcagcagctctatagagatgagatgacttaGTGATTCTGTCAGACAGCACGgggagcagctctatagagatgagatgacttagtgattctgtcagacagcacagggagcagctctatagagatgagatgacttagtgattctgtcagacagcacagggagcagctctatagagatgagatgacttagtgattctgtcagacagcacagggagcagctctatagagatgagatgacttagtgattctgtcagacagcacagggagcagctctatagagatgagatgacttagtgattctgtcagacagcacagggagcagctctatagagatgagatgatcacttggaatgaaataataaagtcgtCAAATagaacaaatgtaatatacacaagtgAAATATTTTATGAGAGAGAGCTCTctagtctctctgctctctagtctctgctctctagtctctctgctctctagtctctctgctctctagtctctctgctctctagtctctctgctctctagtctctctagtctctctctagcagGGTGTTGATATCTCactgctctctagtctctctgctctctagtctctctgctctctagtctctctgctctctagtctctctgctctctagtctctctagcagGGTGTTGATATCTCactgctctctagtctctctctctagcagggtGTTGATATCTCactgctctctagtctctctctctagcagggtGTTGATATCTCactgctctctagtctctctctctagcagggtGTTGATATCTCactgctctctagtctctctagcagGGTGCTGATACCTCactgctctctagtctctctctagcagGGTGTTGATATCTCactgctctctagtctctctctctagcagggtGCTgatatctctctgctctctagtctctctgctctctagtctctctgctctctagtctctctgctctctagtctctctgctctctagtctctctgctctctagtctctctagtctctctctagcagGGTGTTGATATCTCactgctctctagtctctctgctctctagtctctctgctctctagtctctctgctctctagtctctctgctctctagtctctctgctctctagtctctctagtctctagtctctctgctctctagtctctctgctctctagtctctctgctctctagtctctctgctctctagtctctctgctctctagtctctagtctctctagtctctctagtctctagtctctctgctctctagtctctctgctctctagtctctctgctctctagtctctctgctctctagtctctctagcagGGTGTTGATATCTCactgctctctagtctctctctctagcagggtGTTGATATCTCactgctctctagtctctctctctagcagggtGCTGATATCTCactgctctctagtctctctctctagcagggtGCTGATATCTCactgctctctagtctctctagcagGGTGTTGATATCTCactgctctctagtctctctagcagGGTGCTGATATCTCactgctctctagtctctctagcagGGTGTTGATATCTCactgctctctagtctctctagcagGGTGTTGATATCTCactgctctctagtctctctagcagGGTGCTGATATCTCACTGCTCTCTAGTCTCTTTAGCAGGGTGCTGATATCTCactgctctctagtctctctagcagGGTGTTGATATCTCactgctctctagtctctctagcagGGTGTTGATATCTCactgctctctagtctctctagcagGGTGCTGATACCTCactgctctctagtctctctagcagGGTGTTGATACCTCactgctctctagtctctctctagcagGGTGTTGATACCTCactgctctctagtctctctagcagGGTGTTGATATCTCactgctctctagtctctctagcagGGTATTGATATCTCactgctctctagtctctctagcagGGTGTTGATATCTCactgctctctagtctctctagcagGGTATTGATATCTCACTGCTCTCTAGTCTCTGGATCCACAAGCAGTCCTGCtccgctgagtgtgtgtgtgtctcccttcTCTCAGGTGTACACCTCTCACGGCCCTACGGTCGTCATGCCAACCTGGTTCTGCTCCAGGGATTGGTTCCAGCGGATCGGAACCTTTGACGAGGGCGGCAAGGTGAGACTCCACCCCTAAAACTCCACGCAAGTCAAATTTAAAATCTAAAACCGACTACTTATGCCGATTTGAATGAATTGAACAGAGTCTATCGAGGGAGAACTTCCCTTTCAGGTGTgctcaggggttaggggtcaagAAGTGCAGCACAAGACTGCATGAAGACTCCTCTAACTTGTCCAACATCAGATCACAAATCCATTTCAATAATGTGTGACCTCACTCTTCCCTTCTCTACCacctcctccctcatctctctcttctcctctcctgtcctcttctctttcctctctcttcttctctcttcttctctcctgtccttttctctttcctctctcttcttctctcttctcctctcctgtcctcttctctttcctctctcttcttctctcctgtcttctctcttcttctctcctgtccttttctctttcctctctcttcttctctcttctcctctcctgtcctcttctctttcctctctcttcttctctcctgtcttctctcttcttctctcctgtccttttctctttcctctctcttcttctctcctgtcttctctcttcttctctcctgtccttttctctttcctctctcttcttctctcctgtcttctctcttcttctctcctgtccttttctctttcctctctcttcttctctcctgtcttctctcttcttctctcctgtccttttctctttcctctctcttcttctctcctgtcttctctcttcttctctcctgtccttttctctttcctctcttcttctctcttctcctctcctgtcctcttctctttcctctctcttcttctctcctgtcttctctcttcttctctcctgtcctcttctctttcctctctcttcttctctcctgtcttctctcttcttctctcctgtcttctctcttcttctctcctgtcttctctcttcttctctcctgtcttctctcttcttctctcctgtcctcttctcttcttctctcctgtcctcttcctctctcctgtcttctctcttcttctctcctgtcctcttcttctcttcctctctcctgtcttctctcttcttctctcctgtcctcttcctctctcctgttctcttcttctctcctgtctccttctctgctgtcctctccagGGAGTTCCAGAGGATCTGTTATGGTTCTATCAGAGTGTTGGTCAGGGAGGAGGTGTGGTCAGAGTGGACCAGTGTTTACTAGTCTACCGCTACCATCAACAAGCTGCTACACACTCTGTCCTGGAGTaagacatgcgcacacacacacacacacacacacacacatacacgtgtgtgtgtgtttttcccttTCCAACCTCTATAGCGACACACACACGTAGGACACGCGTAGCGGAAAGGCTGTTTCTGTAAATACTCTGATGGGGAAGACCTCCCCTACCCTCTCGTCCCCTCTTTCCTGTTAtcactccttccttccctccatctgtCCATCGTATATCTAACCTTGTTGATGCGCTGTCACAATTTACTCCTTTACaaatcatcctctcctccctctctcctccctctctcctgtcttcctTTCTCTTTCATCTTTCTATTTGTGTCTATCAGTCTATTTCCAGATccttctgttatctctctcttaacttctctctccctctgtctttctctctctttctctctgtttatctctctctctctctgattctctccctctttgtttctctcttttgctctctctgtttctctctctctctcaatctctctgtttctctctctccctccctctctctgtttctccctccctctctctgtttctccctccctctctctgtttctccctccctctctctgtttctctctctctctctctgtttctctctctctctctctgtttctccctccctctctctgtttctccctccctctctctgtttctctctctctctcaatctctctgtttctccctccctctctctgtttctctctctccctccctctctctgtttctccctccctctctctgtttctccctccctctctctgtttctccctccctctctctgtttctccctccctctctctgtttctccctccctctctctgtttctccctccctctctctgtttctccctccctctctctgtttctccctcctctctcgtttctccctccctctctctgtttctccctcccctctctctgtttctccctccctctctctgtttctctctctcctctctgtttctccctccctctctctgtttctctcctccctccctctctctgtttctccctccctctctctgtttctccctctctctctctgtttctccctccctctctctgtttctccctccctctctctgtttctctctctctctcaatctctctgtttctcttttccACCATCTTAACTCTCCAGACACGCACTTCACACTTCTGAGTCAATCCCTCTATGATTacatatcgtgtgtgtgtgtgtgtgtgtgtgtgtgtgtgtgtgtgtgtgtgtgtgtccacactgCGTGtatatatttctatgtgttaATCTAGGTCCTCCTAAATCAAAGCATCAGTGAAACTGCTTTATGGGGACCAcccatgcactgtgtgtgtgtgtgtgtatatatatatatatttgactaGAACCATGGTTTATGGTGGTGGATTAGGGTTGTTTGTCATGGAGGCCCAGTGTTTTAGTCAAACCATCACATCAGAGGAAGAGCTCACTAATGTATCCATATGATAACGATCAGGCTGTtgttctaggtgtgtgtgtgtgtgtgtgtgtgtgtgtgggggggggggtccatgtctgtaactcctcctctctcctccggtCTCCAGGGAAACCATTTGGAACCTCCGTGTGGCCTTCCTCCAGGAGAGAGTTATCAACCAATGGGAATCCTTCACCATATGGAATGCTGGGAAACAGGGCCGGAAACTCTACCGCTGCCTCAGTTCCTTCAATCAGAAGAAGGTATGTACTTCTCACCAGCCAATCGCAAAAGGCTATGCAACATTTGCTAGCCAATCAGGAGAGGTTAACGAAACTCCCAATAGCCAATTAGGTTGCATCTTCCACCGTCGGTGCTCTCTGATTAGTACTAGGATCAGGAGACCCTCCTCCCCCAGAACACTGACCTTAGATCTGTTTGTAGGGTCAGGAGACCCTCCTCCCCAAGAACACTGACCTTAGATCTGTTTGTAGGGTCAGGAGACCCTCCTCCCCAGAACACTGACCTTAGATCTGTTTGTAGGGTCAGGAGACCCTCCTCCCCAGAACACTGACCTTAGATCTGTTTGTAGGGTCAGGAGACCCTCCTCCCCAGAACACTGACCTTAGATCTGTTTGTAGGGTCAATGATCCTTTATCCTCTGATCCATCATGACCACATGgagctgcatctcaaatggcatcctattccctatttagtgtaaTAATAGGATCCGatttggtcaaaagtggtgcacagAATGGGGAATAGGATGCGATTTGGGACACTCTGTGTTGAGACACTGTAGTAGGAGGAGCCAGCTGGTCCCAATTGGTCATAATGGGTCGTGGATCActatctactgttacactgactgATACACCaggggtgggtgtgggtgggtgtgtttgggtgagtgggtgtgtttgggtgggtgtgtgttggtgggtgtgtgggtgtgcattGCTAACTTTTCATATATGGCTTCTGTGTatttgacagagagggagaaatagggaacggaaagtgggatacctagtcagttgtacaacggaatgcattcaactgaaatgtgtcttctgcatttaacccaacccctctgaatcagagcggtgcggggggctgccttaatcaacatccacgtcttctgcgcccggggaacagtgggttaactgccttgttcaggggagaacgacagattttgaccttaatagtgtgtgtacatacatttACAAACGGCggtttgtgtatgtgttggtCAGGTTCTAGCGTTCTGCGACGTGGACGAAAATAAGATCAAGAAAGGCTTCTACACCTATGAGGAGTCCAAGGTGAGACCCTACACTCTagaaccaaactaccataacactctagaaccaaactaccataacactctagaaccaaactaccataacactCTAGAACCAAACTACCATAGATACCACAACACTCTGGAACCAAACTACCATAGATGCCACAACACTCTGGAACCAAACTACCATAGATACCACAACACTCTAGAACCAAACTACCATAGATACCACAACACTCTAGAACCAAACTACCATAGATACCACAACACTCTAGAACCAAACTACCATAGATACCACAACACTCTGGAACCAAACTACCATAGATACCACAACACTCTGGAACCAAACTACCATAGATACCACAACACTCTGGAACCAAACTACCATAGATACCACAACACTCTAGAACCAAACTACCATAGATACCACAACACTCTGGAACCAAACTACCATAGATACCACAACACTCTGGAACCAAACTACCATAGATACCACAACACTCTGGAACCAAACTACCATAGATACCACAACACTCTAGAATAAACTACCATAGATGCCACAACACTCTGGAACCAAACTACCATAGATACCACAACACTCTGGAACCAAACTACCATAGATACCACAACACTCTAGAACCAAACTACTATAGATACCACAACACTCTAGAACCAAACTACTATAGATACCACAACACTCTAGAACCAAACTACCATAGATACCACAACACTCTAGAACCAAACTACCATAGATACCACAACACTCTAGAACCAAACTACCACAGATGTCAGATCAGATCCTGGAGCTAAGCTACCACAGAAGGAGAAGTCATAACCATGTTATTATGTTTCTGtccatttcctctcctccttgttcctcctgtcttcctcccaGGAGAGGCCCAAGCCTCAGATCCCTGTACTGCACTACAGAGATGCCTCTCCACCCTACATCATCTGTGTCAAGCTGGTGagtggagaaagtgtgtgtgcgtttgtgtgtcctGTTGTTCATTGTTCCAGATCGTATCTCCGCCAGGTCGGTAATCTCTGCTAATGGTATAATGAGCTAGGGCGTGTgccctggcacacacacacacacacacacacacacacacacacacacacacacgtacacagccTGCTGATCTTTGACTGCAGCATAATATTTTTCACCATGAACCTCTCACTGGTACTTTGACCGGTGCTCACCTTCACACACACTCTTTAACCAGCGTTTTTGCCTCACACTTTTCCTGAATAAATATATTaaacagttataaagccttagtaacaaccagacagggtataatatcaatatataacagttataaagccttagtaacaacctgacagggtataatataaatatataacagttataaagccttagtaacaaccagacagggtataatataaatatataacagttataaagccttagtaacaaccagacagggtataatataaatatataacagttataaagccttagtaacaaccagacagggtataatataaatatataacagttataaagccttagtaacaaccagacagggtataatatcaatatataacagttataaagccttagtaacaaccagacagggtataatatcaataaatatataacagttataaagccttagtaacaaccagacagggtataatatcaatatataacagttataaagccttagtaacaaccagacagggtataatataaataCAGATATTcaacagttataaagccttagtaacaaccagacagggtataatataaatatataacagttataaagccttagtaacaaccagacagggtataatataaatatataacagttataaagccttagtaacaaccagacagggtataatataaatatatataacagttataaagccttagtaacaaccagacagggtataatataaatatataacagttataaagccttagtaacaaccagacagggtataatatcaatatatatatataacagttataaagccttagtaacaaccagacagggtataatatcaatatataacagttataaagccttagtaacaaccagacagggtataatataaatatatatataacagttataaagccttagtaacaaccagacagggtataatataaataCAGATATTcaacagttataaagccttagtaacaaccagacagggtataatataaataCAGATATTCAACAGTTATAAAGCCTTCCTAAAAGATATTTGGTGATCCTTTGACTGGGGAATTGAattgcctctgggtttagaaaacacacagaccacacacacacacacacacacacacacacacacacacacacactctgttggCCAGCCCAGGCAGACAGACGGTTAATGGTGTATTTATCTAAATATGAGCTGCATACAGCTAATCGACTGGCCCTGCCTCCCAGAGCTTCTAATTGGCCAATTATGGGAATTGGGATCAGTGATTATTCAGTCAGAGGACACTGGAACCTggactcaatctctctctcacacacacacacacattcagcagacacacacacacacacctggagccAATCTGGAGCCAATCACACAATTAATTGTTAAACACACCCATATGTTACAAGTACCGGATTGGGtttaattccatttcaattcaattttcaGTGAACATCTGGAATATAAttaggtttactttctgaattgactggaaatgAATTTGAATtggccccaaccctggtccttatCTCTTTAACTGTTGACCAATCAGATGCCAGAGATAACTCAAAACAGGATGTGACCTCACCTACAGACAGGAAGTATGAGACTGACCATGGGCGTTGGTGATAATTAGAGCGATGACCAgcatctcctcctcactctctctcttttcatgttCTGTCATTTCGTCCTCCCAGGACATGACCGGAGGAGTGTTTGAGGAAAACCTGAAGTCTCTCCATCTGGAAGAAGGAGTGGACTACTACCACTTCAACTAACACtctgggatggagagatggagaggaggagtggacttCTACCACTTCAATTAACACtctgggatggagagatggagaggaggagtggacttCTACCACTTCAACTAACACtctgggatggagagatggagaggaggagtggacttCTACCACTTCAACTAACACtctgggatggagagatggagaggaggagtggacttCTACCACTTCAACTAACACTCTGGGATGGAGAGACGGATGGAGAGGGGGGGTCTGGTAGATGGAAATGGAGTGTTTGAGGGTTGGATGATGAGAAGGATAGATGGACCATGACATTCATCTGGTGtgtgcctgccagccagccagcctgccagccagccagccatttaGTTAGTGTAATATGTGTGGCAGCATGTCCATGTTGATCGTGGAGATAAATAAAAACTTTTTCAAACATGTCCTCTGAAAGAGACTTTCCAGAAATGTGCtgtccagtcacacacacactacacacacactacactacactacacacacactacacacacacacacacacacacacacacacacacacacacacacactacacacacgcacacacacactacacacactacacgcgcacacacacacacacactacacacgcacacacacacacacgcacgcactcccatatttgtttttctttcCACAAGTCTCTTATAAAACCTCAGGAACAATGATGTATTTTAGAGTACtaggctctgacacacacacccacacaatacccacagaatacacacatacacactacacacacacaatgaccagTAAGGGCATTCGTTTTCCCACACCGAGCTCTTGAGTTTCCCTGTTCAAAGGTAAACAAACCTTACCACTGACACCAATGCTATGGTATTTCAACAGAAACTTCCTGGAACTCTGACCACAGCTAGCTACACATGGGATTCTGGGTAGTGATATTGTGGTAAAACAAATAGGTGGGTAGAAGCGAATCACAGAGCCATCAAAGTAACGTTCCCTCTATTTTCTGTGCACTTCTCCCCGATAGGTAGGGAGACATTCACGCAAAATCAAGAAAGATGGTGTGTAAACTGGGAAACCCCTGGTCTAGGTCTCTCTTGTGGTTACCATAGTGACAGGCTAGCTGAGCCCAGTACAGAGCTGGAGAAAAGTAGCACATCCAGTTAACACATGGTCTCCACGTCtaacccccgacacacacacaccctccacgtctaacccccaacacacacacaccctacacgtctaacccccgacacacacacaccctccacgtctaacccccgacacacacacaccctccacgtctaacccccgacacacacaccctccacgtctaacccccgacacacacacaccctccacgtctaacccccgacacacacaccctccacgtctaacccccgacacacacaccctccacgtctaacccccgacacacacacaccctccacgtctaaccccgacacacacacaccctccacgtctcaacccccgacacacacaccctccacgtctaaccccgacacacacaccctccacgtctaacccccgacacacacacaccctccacgtctaacccccgacacacacaccctccacgtctaacccccgacacacacacacacaccctacacgtctaacccccgacacacacacacacacaccctccacgtctaacccccgacacacacacaccctacacgtctaacccccgacacacacacacaccctccacgtctaacccccgacacacacacaccctccacgtctaacccccgacacacacacaccctccacgtctaaccccgacacacacacaccctccacgtctaaccccgacacacacacaccctccacgtctaacccccgacacacacacaccctccacgtctaacccccgacacacacacacaccctccacgtctaacccccgacacacacacaccctccacgtctaaccccgacacacacacaccctccacgtctaacccccgacacacacacacaccctccacgtctaacccccgacacacacacacaccctccacgtctaacccccgacacacacacaccctccacgtctaacccccgacacacacacacacctccacgtctaacccccgacacacacacacacaccttccacgtctaacccccgacacacacacacaccctccacgtctaacccccgacacacacacacaccctccacgtctaacccccgacacacacacacaccctccacgtctaacccccgacacacacacacaccttccacgtctaacccccgacacacacacaccctccacgtctaacccccgacacacacaccctgacccgTCCACTCTCTCCCCATGGACTGTTTACATTCTGACAGGCGGAAGAAGTACAGAATGGAGCAGAACACTGATTCCTCTGATTCACTAGAGGCTTTATATCTAAACCACCAGGGTTATAACAGAACACTGATTCACTAGAGGCTTTATATCTAAACCACCAGGGTTATAACAGAACACTGATTCACTAGAGGCTTTATATGTAAACCACCAGGGTTATAACAGAACACTGATTCACTAGAGGCTTTATATCTAAACCACCAGGGTTATAACAGAACACTGATTCACTAGAGGCTTTATATCTAAACCACCAGGGTTATAACAGAACACTGATTCACTAGAGGCTTTATATCTAAACCACCAGGGTTATAACAGAACACTGATTCACTAGAGGCTTTATATCTAAACCACCAGGGTTATAACAGAACACTGATTCACTAGAGGCTTTATATCTAAA includes the following:
- the b3gntl1 gene encoding queuosine-tRNA galactosyltransferase isoform X3, translating into MNTCSLAHPNGQEADSVPAKRLCKGECVQDGSVGGGGGKTSRAVEVSIVMPVHNASCWLDECLQGILNQDYTGSMELSVYDDASTDSSRAIVEGWRERLERRGVSMVISGHDSAQPRGVGHAKNQAVSQSSGTYLCFQDADDVMMPQRIHLQYEACLFNSTSLIGCQVRRDPEGSTERYTRWINNISQDQLSTQVYTSHGPTVVMPTWFCSRDWFQRIGTFDEGGKGVPEDLLWFYQSVGQGGGVVRVDQCLLVYRYHQQAATHSVLEETIWNLRVAFLQERVINQWESFTIWNAGKQGRKLYRCLSSFNQKKVLAFCDVDENKIKKGFYTYEESKERPKPQIPVLHYRDASPPYIICVKLDMTGGVFEENLKSLHLEEGVDYYHFN
- the b3gntl1 gene encoding queuosine-tRNA galactosyltransferase isoform X4, with the translated sequence MPTWFCSRDWFQRIGTFDEGGKGVPEDLLWFYQSVGQGGGVVRVDQCLLVYRYHQQAATHSVLEETIWNLRVAFLQERVINQWESFTIWNAGKQGRKLYRCLSSFNQKKVLAFCDVDENKIKKGFYTYEESKERPKPQIPVLHYRDASPPYIICVKLDMTGGVFEENLKSLHLEEGVDYYHFN